GGCGAGTTCTTAGGTTTGTGGCGGCTCACAGGAGATTTCGGCGGCTCAGCAGGACCCGTTATCGTCGGCAATATTGCCGATTTGTTTGGGTTAAGTTATTCTGGCTTCGCGTTAGGAGGCATCGGTTATCTCGCGGTCGGGATTTTCTTGTGGCTGGTACCGGAGACATTGAAAAAAGAATAAAGTAAATAGGCACGCGTGGATAGCGTGCCTACACAATATTTCATAGATGCCGGGAAAGGGGCTCGAACCCTTACGCGCGTAATGCACACTAGACCCTGAACCTAGCCTGTCTACCAAATTCCAGCATCCCGGCGAGCAATTATAGTATACCCTAATTTTTGTCCGCTGTCAAATTAAAATCCGGAGAAGAGAACGCTGAAAAATCAGATTAAACTTGCAACACACTCAATATGTCTAATGTAATTAATATACCGATCACATTTTTAGTAGTGTCAAACTGTGGTCACGATTTTCCGCACAAGAAAAAAGGAGTGCAAACCTATGAGTGTGAAAATATTGCTCTGCACGATGCTCGTGCTATGCCTCGTAGTCAGTTACAGTCAAGCCGAGATTGATTCGGATAGAATTGTCGGGATCTGGCTATTGGATGAGGGCAAAGGCGATGTCGCTGAAGACGCGTCTGAACACGGACGTAAAGGTACGATTACCAATGGAAAATGGGAGGAAGGCAAGTTTGATGGTGCCCTTGAGATCAAGAAGGGTGGAACCGTTACAATTCCGCTCGGCAAAGGCATTATCGAAGATAAAGTGACTTTCATCTTGTGGCTAAACTTTACCGACATCGGCGGTCAACAGAACTATTTCTCTATATGGGATCAGAGCAACAACCGCTATGTCCCATACAAAAACGGTGGGAATCTCATGCGTAGTTGGACGAACACCTGGGATGTCGCCAGTGGCGTGACCGTCAAGGCGGACACATGGTATCATGTCGCCAATGTCTACGACGGAGAAACCTGCAAAATCTACATTGATGGCGAAGAAAAGGTGTCACAAAAGGTACCGAAGTTCCAACTCCAAGACCAGGATCAGACAGCATGGCTCGCTACCGATAGAGGGACAGGTTTCCTCTCCGCCACTATTATGGACGAGGTGGGTCTCTTCAACGATGCGCTCACTGAAGATGAAGTTCAGGGTATTATGAACGATGGTATCGATTTCACTGCTTTCGCTGTAGAACCGTCGGACAAGCTCTCTGTACTCTGGGGAAAACTGAAGGCAGAATAGCAATGATTTTGCGGTCCCTTCGCTTTGTTTGGGGACCGCTTCACAGCAGGAGGCACCGATGCAATATTTTGCGTATGGCTCGAACATGAACGTTTCTCAAACGCAACAACGGTGCCCCAATATCACTCGTATAGGGAAGTTCCAACTCAAGGGTTTCCGCCTTGTTTTTAACTACCACGCTGATATTATCCCCGCAGAAGGATGTATCGTTCACGGTGGACTCTGGGAAATTACAGGAGACCATGAAGTTGCGCTTGATACGTACGAAGGTTACCCCAATTACTATGGTAAATATTATCAAGACAATGTCATGTTCTACAGGATGAAAGAAGCGTCTGACAATTCGGAACCTCCGTCAAGATGGTATCTCGAAATTATCATTCAGGGATACAAAGATTTTGGGCTAACGCGAGACGACTTTGAAGAGAGCCTCGGTGTCCAACAACTTGGGTTAACGCACACGGACCTTGAAATGATTCTCGGTGTGTCAACGAATGAATTAGAACGTTTATTCTCTCGCGTGGCAACCTCTCCTGTTTACCAGTAACCCCATATCTTAGATTACCCGTTTCACATACACATAATACGCCCCAATTGCCAATTCGCCAGTTTCATCAGCAAACTCAGTGTGCATACGTGTCTGACCGGCGGTGAGGTCGAATGTAAACGTCACGCCTTTTGCATCCGGTGAAATGGCTTGTGTAGCCGTCTGGTTTCCAACGCGAATTTGTGCTGTTGTTAATGCCAACGCCTTTCCACCATTATAGAGATCAATATGCTCACCCGGAATGCCATCCGTTATCGCCCTGTCTTCGGCGTAGGGCCACCGACGCAGCTCAAAACTGTACTGTCCATCTTCCGGCACCTCAATCGCCCAATAACCGTTGCACTCCATGCCGCGACGAATCATCCCCTGATTCCATGCGTGTGATTCTCCGTGCCAATCGTGCGTTGTGATACACGTAACAGGTTCGCTTTGCGTGCCGACGACAATTGGACAATCCTCATCAAACCGCTTTGAAACCAATTTCCACCACGCCTCATAATGTTCACGGAGTTCTGCGACAACCTCTGGATGCGCATCTGCTATATCGTGTTGTTGCCCGGGATCCGCTTGAATATCGTAGAGTTCTTTTCCGTTGATGAGTCGCCACCGTTGCGACATCGTCGCGCTATCTTTCCATTTAATCGGATTTTCGACGCGCTGCGAATCGGTAACGATAACCCGTTCTTCCCACGTCTCCGTCTCATTTCTCAACAACGGGACGATGCTTGTGCCGTGGAAACTCGCATTTGAGGAGACTTCGAGATCACAGAGATCTATCAGCGTTGGGAGCAGATCAATATTTGCGGTGAGTTCGTGCACCTCTTGCTTTTCCGTGAAACCACCACCGGGCCAATGCATGAACAGCGGCACGCGATGCCCACCTTCATAAGGTGATCCTTTTTTGCCACGCATTCCGGCGTTATAGCCGGACTCGACAAACTGCCCCGCACCCAAGTCGCACCCGGCCGCAGAACCGTTATCGGTCATGAAGATAAGGATAGTATTTTCCTCAAGCCCCAAGACCCGGAGGTGATGTCGCATCCGTGCCATGTTGTCGTCTATATTGGTGATCATGCCGTAGAAATTCGCACGATCCCCCGATACACCCTTCCTGCGGTAGACTTCGCTGTAAGCATCAGGAACACGGAACGGACCATGAGGCGCGTTGGTAGAGAGATAACAGAGGAATGGACTGTTCTGACTACCTTCAGCCTGCCGTTCAATAAACGCCATCGCCTCTTGGAACCAGACATCGGTGCAATAGCCATCAAAAGGCTGTTCGGAACCGTTGCGGAAATAGGTGTCGTCAAAATAGTCGTTGCCCCAATAGTCAGGGGTCTGACTGATACCGCCGCCACCGTGGTAGAGTGCTTCGTCGAAACCTCTGTCGTGTGGACGGAACGGATAGTTGTCGCCGAGGTGCCATTTCCCGAACATAGCAGTTTTATAACCGTTGCGCCGGAAGATATCTGCCATCGTGACCTCGTCACTGCGGAGGAGCGAGCGTCCGCCGATAGTATGCCACACACCCGTGGAATTGCAGTAGTGTCCCGTCATAATCCCTGCACGTGTCGGGGAACAGGTGGGACCGACGTGCAGGTTCTGCAGTTGTACACTCTCTGCTGCGAGCGCGTCCAGATTCGGTGTATTGATAACGGGATTTCCGGTGCATCCCAAATCGCCGTACCCTTGATCATCTGTAATGACGAAAACAAGGTTAGGGGTATTCTGTTGTGCCACGATGGTATCTCCTATATGTGATTAAAAGCCACGCCTACCAGTTGTCTGGTGGCGCGCCTAAACGTGTGCAACGTTAACAATGTTATAAGACGGAATTGATAAGGCTTTATGCTAACGCCTTTTTAATTCGATCCAATCCGCGGTTGATCTCTGTCTCCGAAGTAGCAAAAGAGAGTCGCAAATGGTTATCAGCACCGAACCCATTACCCGGCACGACGCCGACGCCCGCCGAATTGAGCAGATAATCGGTAATATCCATTGAACCCTCAATCTTCTGTCCACCAATTGTTCTGCCGTAATGTTCAGAAAAATCGGGGAAGATATAGAACGCGCCTTGCGGTTTGACATAACTGACACCGTTGATCTCGTCAAAACGTTGGCAGATGACATCTCGGCGTTCTTCAAATGCTTTCCGCATCTCTTCAACAGCATCTTGGGGTTCATTGAGCGCGACGACAGCGGCTTTCTGTGCGATGGATGTCGGATTTGAAGTGCTGTGCGATTGGATACGCGACATCGCTGAGATCGCATTTTCGGGACCCGCGGTATATCCAATCCGCCACCCTGTCATTGAGTAGGCTTTAGAGACACCGTTGACAACAAAGGTAATCGCTTTCGTCTCCTCGTTGAACGAGGCGGGACTCTGGTGGGTCGCACCGTCATAAAGCAGTGCCTCATAAATTTCATCAGAGATGAGATAGACCTGATGTTTGACAGCGAGATCGGCGATTGCCTTGAGTGTGTCCAGATCATAGGTAGTGCCAGTCGGGTTACTTGGACTGTTAACGAGGATTGCCTTTGTCTTTGGAGTGATGGCTGCTTCTACTTGATCGGGTGCCATACAGAAATTTTGTGCCGGTGTCGTCTCAATGACGCGAGGCACTGCCCCTGCGAGTTTAATCTGCTCTGGATAGCTCACCCAATACGGTGCGGCGAAGATGACTTCGTCGCCCGGATCGCAGATCGCTTGTAAGATGTTATAGATAGTATGCTTGGCACCACATGAGACGATGACTTGAGAAGTTTCATAACGCAATCCGTTATCCCGTTTGAATTTCTCGGTGATTGCCTCGCGGAGTTCGGGGGTGCCGGGGACGGGGGTGTACTTTGTAAACCCTGCATCAAGTGCGGCGATTGCGGCGGCTTTGATATAATCGGGTGTGTCAAAATCGGGTTCGCCTGCCCCGAATTTGACGACATCTACGCCATCAGCGATCAACGCATTAATCTTCGCGGTGATCGCCAAAGTGGACGATGGCGTTACGTTTTGACTCCGTTGTGATAATGAAATCATTAGTGCTCCTTTGAAAATCGGTTTTTGCGTTTAATTATGACAGCAAGGTGAATTACTTTGATACAACCCTCTTTTTTCCTCTCTCAGGCTTTCGTAAACGGCATCGTGTTTCCTGATCGAAAACCAGACAAAACCTTCCTCGTCTTCAAATGCCACCGCTCTATACCCTCTGGTAACCCTGGCGGACCAATAATTGTATCCCTCAAGTTTCTTGAAATTAAGGGACGGATGGCTGGGGTTTTCCTTGTAATTTTCCAGTTCCATCGTTGCACTCCGTCGAATCTTCAATCTTCACATCACAGCGTCTTATCAAGTTCTTTCAGCAGATTCCGCTGTTTTCGAGATAAAGATTTCGGGATCTCCACGACCAACCGTACCCGCAAATCACCCTTCCGTCCAGAAGCATCCGCCGCGCCTTGACTGCGCAAGCGGAGTTGTTGCCCAGGTTGTGCACCCGCTGGAACCTTCAAGTCCACATCGCCTGTCAGCGTTTGCACCCGAACAGAACCACCTAACGCCGCTGTTGTCATTGAAATCGTCGCGTCTGTTAGTAAATCTGCACCTTCACGAGTCAACGTCGGATGCGATTGTACAGCGACTGTCACTAATAGATCACCAGAAGCCCCTATACCGAGGGCTTCTCCGTGTCCTCGAATGCGTAAGGTTTGCCCGTCCTGAATGCCCGGTGGGATTGTAAGGGTGATACGTTTTCCTTCGACATTGACCTCTTTCTTACTCCCT
This Candidatus Poribacteria bacterium DNA region includes the following protein-coding sequences:
- a CDS encoding gamma-glutamylcyclotransferase — protein: MQYFAYGSNMNVSQTQQRCPNITRIGKFQLKGFRLVFNYHADIIPAEGCIVHGGLWEITGDHEVALDTYEGYPNYYGKYYQDNVMFYRMKEASDNSEPPSRWYLEIIIQGYKDFGLTRDDFEESLGVQQLGLTHTDLEMILGVSTNELERLFSRVATSPVYQ
- a CDS encoding pyridoxal phosphate-dependent aminotransferase, which produces MSLSQRSQNVTPSSTLAITAKINALIADGVDVVKFGAGEPDFDTPDYIKAAAIAALDAGFTKYTPVPGTPELREAITEKFKRDNGLRYETSQVIVSCGAKHTIYNILQAICDPGDEVIFAAPYWVSYPEQIKLAGAVPRVIETTPAQNFCMAPDQVEAAITPKTKAILVNSPSNPTGTTYDLDTLKAIADLAVKHQVYLISDEIYEALLYDGATHQSPASFNEETKAITFVVNGVSKAYSMTGWRIGYTAGPENAISAMSRIQSHSTSNPTSIAQKAAVVALNEPQDAVEEMRKAFEERRDVICQRFDEINGVSYVKPQGAFYIFPDFSEHYGRTIGGQKIEGSMDITDYLLNSAGVGVVPGNGFGADNHLRLSFATSETEINRGLDRIKKALA
- a CDS encoding DnaJ domain-containing protein; this encodes MRDYYEILGVDRGATPEEIKKAYRKLAVQYHPDKNPGDKAAEEQFKEASNAYSVLSDPEKRRIYDTRGHAGVHGMGFEGYQNMDDIFSHINLDDIFGRGFGGFGGFGRFDDAFGDAFGQRRTTGPTRGRDIRMNLNIPFADAVLGSKKEVNVEGKRITLTIPPGIQDGQTLRIRGHGEALGIGASGDLLVTVAVQSHPTLTREGADLLTDATISMTTAALGGSVRVQTLTGDVDLKVPAGAQPGQQLRLRSQGAADASGRKGDLRVRLVVEIPKSLSRKQRNLLKELDKTL
- a CDS encoding arylsulfatase — encoded protein: MAQQNTPNLVFVITDDQGYGDLGCTGNPVINTPNLDALAAESVQLQNLHVGPTCSPTRAGIMTGHYCNSTGVWHTIGGRSLLRSDEVTMADIFRRNGYKTAMFGKWHLGDNYPFRPHDRGFDEALYHGGGGISQTPDYWGNDYFDDTYFRNGSEQPFDGYCTDVWFQEAMAFIERQAEGSQNSPFLCYLSTNAPHGPFRVPDAYSEVYRRKGVSGDRANFYGMITNIDDNMARMRHHLRVLGLEENTILIFMTDNGSAAGCDLGAGQFVESGYNAGMRGKKGSPYEGGHRVPLFMHWPGGGFTEKQEVHELTANIDLLPTLIDLCDLEVSSNASFHGTSIVPLLRNETETWEERVIVTDSQRVENPIKWKDSATMSQRWRLINGKELYDIQADPGQQHDIADAHPEVVAELREHYEAWWKLVSKRFDEDCPIVVGTQSEPVTCITTHDWHGESHAWNQGMIRRGMECNGYWAIEVPEDGQYSFELRRWPYAEDRAITDGIPGEHIDLYNGGKALALTTAQIRVGNQTATQAISPDAKGVTFTFDLTAGQTRMHTEFADETGELAIGAYYVYVKRVI
- a CDS encoding LamG domain-containing protein, which encodes MSVKILLCTMLVLCLVVSYSQAEIDSDRIVGIWLLDEGKGDVAEDASEHGRKGTITNGKWEEGKFDGALEIKKGGTVTIPLGKGIIEDKVTFILWLNFTDIGGQQNYFSIWDQSNNRYVPYKNGGNLMRSWTNTWDVASGVTVKADTWYHVANVYDGETCKIYIDGEEKVSQKVPKFQLQDQDQTAWLATDRGTGFLSATIMDEVGLFNDALTEDEVQGIMNDGIDFTAFAVEPSDKLSVLWGKLKAE